A single region of the Acidobacteriota bacterium genome encodes:
- a CDS encoding acetyl-CoA carboxylase biotin carboxylase subunit, producing MFAKVLVANRGEIAVRVLRTLRDLGVPSVAVYSEADRDSRHVALADQAVPIGPAPATKSYLRVDAIVEAARATGATAIHPGYGFLAEKADFAEAVEAAGLVFIGPTPENMRLAGSKLGARQTLQAAGVPVVPGSEEPILDVRTAVRIADTIGYPVMLKASAGGGGRGMRVVPDHDTLLEDFALAQGEARAAFGDPTLYIERLIVGARHIEVQVVGDGAGGAVHLGERNCSVQRRHQKLIEEAPSPALPAEAASRLHEAACRAVSAMRYRNAGTVEFLVDEQHAFYFMEINARIQVEHPVTEAITGIDLIRAQLEVAATGRLPFTQSDVAFHGHAIECRLNAEDPDQGFLPQPGRIERLRLPGGRGVRLDTHLFEGYEVPVFYDSLVGKLIAHARTRAEAVAVMRRALAEFEAAPLGTTAPFLRQVMAEPAFVDGNYTLAFLPSLLPPDEEPDDL from the coding sequence GTGTTCGCCAAGGTCCTCGTGGCCAACCGCGGCGAGATCGCCGTTCGCGTCCTGCGTACGCTGAGGGATCTCGGCGTGCCGTCGGTCGCCGTGTACTCCGAGGCCGACCGCGACAGCCGCCACGTCGCGCTCGCCGACCAGGCCGTCCCGATCGGCCCCGCCCCCGCCACCAAGAGCTACCTGCGCGTCGACGCCATCGTCGAGGCCGCCAGAGCGACCGGCGCGACGGCCATCCACCCGGGGTACGGGTTCCTCGCCGAGAAGGCGGACTTCGCCGAGGCCGTCGAGGCGGCCGGCCTCGTCTTCATCGGCCCGACCCCCGAGAACATGCGCCTCGCCGGCAGCAAGCTCGGCGCGCGGCAGACGCTGCAGGCCGCCGGCGTGCCCGTGGTGCCCGGCTCGGAAGAGCCGATCCTCGACGTGCGGACGGCCGTGCGCATCGCCGACACCATCGGCTACCCGGTGATGCTCAAGGCCTCGGCGGGCGGCGGCGGACGCGGCATGCGCGTCGTGCCCGATCACGACACGCTGCTCGAGGACTTCGCGCTGGCGCAGGGCGAGGCGCGGGCCGCGTTCGGCGACCCGACGTTGTACATCGAGCGGCTCATCGTCGGCGCGCGCCACATCGAGGTGCAGGTCGTCGGCGATGGCGCGGGCGGGGCCGTGCACCTCGGCGAACGCAACTGCTCGGTGCAGCGGCGCCATCAGAAGCTGATCGAGGAGGCGCCGTCGCCGGCGCTGCCCGCCGAGGCGGCATCGCGCCTGCACGAGGCGGCGTGCCGGGCGGTGTCGGCAATGCGCTACCGCAACGCCGGTACGGTGGAGTTCCTCGTCGACGAGCAGCACGCCTTCTACTTCATGGAGATCAACGCGCGGATCCAGGTCGAGCATCCCGTGACCGAGGCCATCACGGGCATCGACCTGATTCGCGCGCAGCTCGAGGTGGCCGCCACCGGCCGCCTCCCGTTCACGCAGTCCGACGTCGCCTTCCACGGCCACGCGATCGAGTGCCGGCTGAACGCCGAGGATCCCGACCAGGGATTCCTGCCGCAGCCGGGCCGGATCGAGCGGCTGCGCCTGCCGGGCGGCCGCGGCGTGCGCCTAGACACGCACCTCTTCGAAGGCTACGAGGTGCCGGTCTTCTACGACTCGCTCGTCGGCAAGCTCATCGCGCACGCGCGAACGCGGGCCGAGGCCGTGGCGGTGATGCGCCGGGCGCTCGCCGAGTTCGAGGCCGCGCCGCTCGGGACGACGGCGCCGTTTCTGCGGCAGGTGATGGCCGAGCCGGCCTTCGTCGATGGAAATTACACGCTCGCTTTTCTTCCGAGCCTGCTGCCTCCGGATGAGGAGCCGGATGATCTATGA
- a CDS encoding DUF885 family protein — translation MTRWVAVWALTGSLAALPALAQHAPGRGQAPAELAQLANDLREARRAFTERADYSSAAVAAHGRRFADFRARLNQMPRSTWPVADQVDWYVLETELNLEEYERRIRRSPSRDPGFYVQRALTLVPADPETLTDEQAATLARRLETVPALIGQARVNLTETSRTHAELALRALEQVRGVRVQQSAIDRFQWLATLTATRHPEVSKRAEAAAKTLTGYAAWIREFMPSMTSRGHIGLDGFDWYLQHVLMMPYRAETLLELAYRDTTRTMANLAFEENRNRTAPPLLPAATEADYLARVAEADRLTRRWLKEGNILTVADDTPDVGVTVPWREGGKVGQVTPVHYWQEIQFRDPLPDHLHAGIPGHRYDGRVMRSHPRPIRAGHSDRGRSEGWGFYLEEMALMSGMFDERPRTRELIHNFQLFRYVRMELDIKMAAGDMTPQQAVDLQKFWVPLMEDQVAWSEGAGYFVNPTSGTVYTAGKYQLESLVAHLRRQLGDRFDLRAFHDRFMEAGPIPIVLTAWELTGDDTELKKVLALRGSQPPATAARTPGR, via the coding sequence ATGACACGATGGGTGGCCGTATGGGCGCTCACCGGCTCGCTCGCGGCGTTGCCCGCGCTGGCCCAGCACGCGCCCGGTCGCGGACAGGCCCCGGCGGAACTGGCGCAGCTCGCCAACGACCTGCGCGAGGCACGGCGCGCCTTCACCGAGCGCGCCGATTACTCCTCGGCCGCCGTCGCCGCGCACGGCAGGCGGTTCGCGGACTTCCGGGCCCGGCTGAACCAGATGCCGCGGTCGACCTGGCCGGTCGCCGACCAGGTCGACTGGTACGTCCTCGAAACCGAGCTGAACCTCGAGGAGTACGAACGGCGCATCCGGCGCTCGCCCTCGCGCGACCCCGGCTTCTACGTGCAGCGCGCCCTGACGCTCGTCCCCGCCGACCCCGAGACCCTCACCGACGAACAGGCCGCCACGCTCGCCAGGCGCCTCGAGACGGTGCCGGCCCTCATCGGCCAGGCGCGCGTCAACCTCACCGAGACCTCGCGCACCCATGCCGAGCTCGCCCTGCGCGCGCTCGAACAGGTGCGCGGCGTGAGGGTGCAGCAGAGCGCCATCGACCGGTTCCAGTGGCTGGCCACGCTCACCGCGACGCGCCATCCCGAGGTGTCGAAGCGTGCCGAAGCCGCCGCGAAGACCCTCACCGGCTACGCGGCCTGGATTCGCGAGTTCATGCCGAGCATGACCTCTCGCGGCCACATCGGCCTCGACGGCTTCGACTGGTACCTCCAGCACGTCCTGATGATGCCCTACCGGGCGGAAACGCTGCTCGAACTCGCCTACCGCGACACGACGCGGACGATGGCGAACCTCGCGTTCGAGGAGAACCGCAATCGCACCGCCCCGCCGCTCCTGCCCGCCGCCACCGAGGCCGACTACCTCGCCCGCGTCGCGGAGGCCGACCGGCTGACGCGGCGGTGGCTGAAGGAGGGGAACATCCTCACCGTCGCCGACGACACCCCGGACGTCGGCGTCACCGTGCCGTGGCGCGAAGGCGGCAAGGTCGGGCAGGTGACGCCGGTGCACTACTGGCAGGAGATCCAGTTCCGCGACCCGCTGCCCGATCACCTGCACGCCGGCATCCCCGGGCACCGCTACGACGGCCGGGTCATGCGCAGCCACCCGCGGCCGATCCGGGCGGGGCACAGCGACCGCGGACGCTCCGAGGGGTGGGGCTTCTACCTCGAGGAGATGGCCCTCATGTCGGGCATGTTCGACGAGCGGCCGCGCACGCGCGAGCTGATTCACAACTTCCAGCTGTTCCGCTACGTCCGCATGGAGCTCGACATCAAGATGGCGGCCGGCGACATGACGCCACAGCAGGCCGTCGACCTGCAGAAGTTCTGGGTGCCCCTCATGGAGGACCAGGTGGCCTGGAGCGAGGGCGCGGGCTACTTCGTCAACCCGACGAGCGGCACGGTGTACACGGCCGGCAAGTACCAGCTCGAATCGCTCGTCGCGCACCTGAGGCGACAGCTCGGCGATCGCTTCGACCTGCGCGCGTTCCACGATCGCTTCATGGAGGCCGGGCCAATCCCCATCGTGCTCACCGCCTGGGAGCTCACCGGCGACGACACCGAGCTGAAGAAGGTGCTCGCCCTGCGTGGCAGCCAGCCGCCCGCCACCGCGGCGCGGACACCCGGGCGCTGA
- a CDS encoding PQQ-binding-like beta-propeller repeat protein codes for MSVPAEGLAGWPQFRGPQGDGVVDDGLRLPDHWSARDHVRWVVDVPGHGWSSPIVWGERVFVTTAIGGTKEPSTGIFGQDYVAELTRAGLSQEEALEKARARDTEKAAEIGGVQYLVMAFDLATGRRLWEREAHRGDPFGGRHRKNTFASETPATDGERVYAYFGNVGLFAFSLDGRPVWARRWAPQPMWATIGTASSPVVHDGRVYVLHDNEGEAFLAAVDAATGRDAFHARRAGGSGRTKSGWSTPFVWRTGGRTEIVTIGRGRVVSYEPSGRELWWFDGLTGSATPSPVSDGRWLFAGTGSQGESNRPMVAIRPGASGDISLRDGEASSAYVAWHQPRVASYTPSPLVYRGRVYLVNDNGILTVLDAQTGREVYKARVGGGGHTFSASPWANAGRVFLLTEDGETFVIEAGDEYREIGRNDLGEMTLATPAIAGSSLLIRTRTKLYRIDGAR; via the coding sequence GTGTCAGTGCCCGCAGAGGGCCTTGCCGGTTGGCCCCAGTTTCGGGGCCCACAGGGCGACGGGGTCGTCGACGATGGCCTGCGCCTGCCGGACCACTGGTCGGCCCGCGATCACGTCCGGTGGGTGGTCGACGTGCCGGGCCACGGCTGGTCCTCGCCCATCGTGTGGGGCGAGCGCGTGTTCGTGACGACCGCGATTGGCGGCACGAAGGAGCCCTCGACGGGCATCTTCGGCCAGGACTACGTCGCGGAGTTGACGCGCGCGGGGCTCTCTCAGGAGGAGGCGCTCGAGAAGGCGCGGGCGAGGGACACGGAGAAGGCCGCGGAAATTGGCGGCGTCCAGTACCTGGTGATGGCGTTCGACCTCGCGACGGGACGCCGGCTCTGGGAGCGGGAGGCGCATCGCGGCGATCCGTTCGGCGGCCGCCATCGCAAGAACACCTTCGCGTCGGAGACGCCGGCCACCGACGGCGAACGCGTGTATGCGTACTTCGGCAACGTCGGACTGTTCGCGTTCTCGCTCGACGGCCGGCCGGTGTGGGCGCGCCGCTGGGCGCCGCAGCCCATGTGGGCCACAATCGGGACGGCCTCGTCGCCGGTCGTGCACGACGGACGGGTGTACGTCCTGCACGACAACGAGGGAGAGGCGTTCCTGGCGGCCGTCGACGCCGCGACCGGACGCGACGCGTTCCACGCGCGCCGCGCCGGCGGGTCGGGCCGGACGAAGTCGGGATGGTCGACGCCGTTTGTCTGGCGGACTGGAGGTCGAACGGAGATCGTCACCATCGGACGCGGCCGCGTGGTGAGCTACGAACCCTCCGGGCGAGAGCTGTGGTGGTTCGACGGCCTGACGGGATCGGCGACGCCCTCGCCGGTGAGCGACGGGCGATGGCTCTTCGCGGGAACGGGCTCGCAGGGAGAATCGAACCGCCCGATGGTGGCCATCCGCCCGGGGGCGTCGGGCGACATCTCGTTGAGGGACGGGGAGGCGTCCAGCGCCTACGTCGCCTGGCACCAGCCACGCGTCGCCTCGTACACGCCGTCGCCGCTCGTCTACCGTGGCCGCGTGTATCTCGTCAACGACAACGGCATCCTGACGGTGCTCGACGCGCAGACGGGCCGCGAGGTCTACAAGGCCCGCGTGGGTGGCGGCGGCCACACGTTCTCGGCGTCGCCCTGGGCCAACGCCGGCCGCGTGTTCCTGCTGACCGAGGACGGCGAGACGTTCGTCATCGAGGCTGGCGACGAGTACCGGGAGATCGGGCGGAACGATCTGGGTGAGATGACGCTCGCGACCCCGGCCATCGCCGGCAGCAGCCTGCTGATTCGCACCCGCACGAAGCTGTACCGGATCGACGGCGCGCGATGA
- a CDS encoding M24 family metallopeptidase, whose translation MRMSLAIGVVVLSLCAGALPGLGAGRDPAVPGILSLHEQAVMRDTWLLRRLETVLPALMEREGIDMWLLVAREYNEDPVVTTMLPATWLSARRRTVLIFHQPGTGQPVERLSVTYHAVRSRDARDRDRPGGELYQHVWSPREEPDQWARIREVIAERDPRKIAVNRSTVFPLADGLSASEEKALVAALGEPYASRLVSGENLALGWLETRIPEEMAAYTNIQRAAHAIVIEGLSDRVITPGVTRTSDVQWWYRERIRELGLDTWFHPSVSVERAQAEVRRMATLFADPGGDPVIMPGDLLHVDFGIKYLGLTTDTQNHAYVLRPGETDAPAGLKAGLAAANRVQDILMANFRAGEPANGLLVRARAQAVAEGLAATIYSHALGYHGHGAGPWIGSTDNQEGIPGAGEYPIQPNTAWSIELSVEHAVPEWGGQKVRFRLEEDAYFDGQTVRFIDGRQERLHLIPRPR comes from the coding sequence ATGCGGATGTCACTCGCGATCGGGGTCGTCGTGCTGTCTCTTTGTGCCGGGGCGCTGCCCGGGCTCGGCGCCGGGCGCGATCCGGCGGTGCCCGGCATCCTGAGCCTGCACGAGCAGGCCGTGATGCGCGACACCTGGCTGCTGCGGCGGCTGGAGACGGTGCTGCCCGCGCTGATGGAGCGCGAGGGCATCGACATGTGGCTGCTCGTCGCGCGCGAGTACAACGAGGACCCGGTCGTCACGACCATGCTGCCGGCCACCTGGCTCTCGGCGCGGCGGCGGACGGTGCTGATCTTCCATCAGCCGGGGACGGGTCAGCCGGTGGAACGGCTGTCGGTCACCTACCACGCGGTCCGATCGCGTGACGCCCGCGACCGGGATCGGCCAGGCGGCGAGCTCTATCAGCACGTGTGGTCGCCGCGCGAGGAGCCCGACCAGTGGGCCCGCATCCGCGAGGTGATCGCCGAACGCGACCCGCGGAAGATCGCCGTCAACCGCTCGACGGTCTTTCCCCTCGCCGACGGGCTCAGCGCGAGCGAGGAGAAGGCGCTCGTCGCCGCGCTCGGAGAGCCGTACGCGAGCCGTCTCGTCTCTGGTGAGAATCTCGCGCTCGGCTGGCTCGAGACCCGCATTCCGGAGGAGATGGCCGCCTACACGAACATCCAGCGCGCGGCCCATGCCATCGTCATCGAGGGGCTGTCGGACAGGGTCATCACGCCGGGCGTCACCCGGACGAGCGACGTGCAGTGGTGGTATCGCGAGCGCATTCGGGAGCTCGGGCTCGACACCTGGTTCCACCCTTCGGTGTCCGTCGAGCGCGCTCAGGCCGAGGTGCGCAGGATGGCGACGCTGTTTGCCGACCCGGGAGGCGACCCGGTCATCATGCCCGGCGACCTGCTGCACGTCGACTTCGGCATCAAGTACCTCGGGCTCACCACCGACACGCAGAATCACGCCTATGTCCTGAGACCTGGCGAGACCGATGCGCCGGCAGGCCTCAAGGCGGGCCTCGCGGCGGCCAACCGCGTGCAGGACATCCTCATGGCGAACTTCCGTGCCGGCGAGCCGGCCAACGGCCTGCTCGTCCGGGCCCGCGCCCAGGCGGTGGCCGAGGGACTCGCCGCCACCATCTACAGCCATGCGCTCGGGTATCACGGACACGGAGCGGGACCCTGGATCGGGTCGACCGACAACCAGGAGGGCATCCCCGGCGCCGGCGAGTACCCCATCCAACCAAACACCGCCTGGTCGATCGAGCTCAGCGTCGAGCACGCCGTGCCCGAATGGGGCGGACAGAAGGTCCGGTTCAGGCTGGAGGAAGACGCCTACTTCGACGGCCAGACGGTGCGCTTCATCGACGGCCGCCAGGAACGTCTGCACCTGATCCCCAGACCTCGCTGA
- a CDS encoding TonB-dependent receptor has protein sequence MPLMRGWTRAARVALALSLLAPAGAAAQGLTGTIAGTVTDETGGVLPGVAVTLASPSLIGGSQTRVTEGNGSFRFPVLPPGAYAVAFELAGFASVERTNLIVEPDRTVTLDQTMRPATVAEEVVVMGESPVVDVKGTQVASTVDRTTIEQVPVQRRFTDLLNVMPGVQNGLYTFSPANSVYGSRVTNNAYTVDGVNFNDPQVQSAVTDIPFDDLQEVQVSTSGQSAEFGSASGGVFNFITKSGGNQFRGLASVYGQNKSLASNNISSELAAQGIGPSVLDKDYEGGGNLGGPLRRDRLWFFGSYHRQKQERSQSDFPEPIGVTQWQSTVKLDGQVNATNRFGVFYNFRDRYALPWNPSFQTAGDPRTWGAIGWKNHLLGVNWTATPGSRTVVQVRGGAALFDLINSSPNAVAGTPIYTETTTGIVTGGTTATQGLMQRDRYEIKTDVSRFITGTRGGSHELKTGFQFEHLPMDSERIDLPQANYVRHQLLNGQPYRVQLLAGPGHALTTIDHWAVYVQDQWSVNSRLTLNAGIRYDKWNGSLGPDVFEAGPWDAGERVDKQGSLIPLSHVAPRVGLAWDVTGTRRFAVKANFGRFYQRIAGTDISGLRRTTGGNLTYDWIDRNGDRVYQPGEEGTLRSDGRRNPATFGSIDPDVKMAYTDAFNAGVEVQLASVFSLQVNGVWKRDRNYRSNIDVTKPFDVAYNQVTVINPLDGQPMTVFSVKPEFQAIPSTTLLTNPDDPVELFHNYDGVEVVLRRRLQNNWMFQTSYNWGHSYGTIGTLFFDAQGNPYTNPNNLINVDGDQKLDRRHMFKLSGLYRLPHGIQVSGRFEYLSGIPLLTTGSGGSGVTGAYYVRFDRAQYPGIQTSAFVTVPGEPQGTRRHDAETRLDLRAQKTTSLGQNRTLDLMLDVFNVHNANTVVRVETLNTTLANFLRPAEILLPRAVRLGARISF, from the coding sequence ATGCCCCTCATGCGTGGATGGACCCGGGCCGCGCGCGTGGCCCTCGCGCTGTCACTGCTGGCTCCGGCTGGCGCCGCCGCCCAGGGACTCACCGGTACCATTGCCGGCACCGTGACGGACGAAACGGGAGGCGTCCTGCCCGGCGTGGCGGTGACGCTGGCCAGCCCGTCGCTCATCGGCGGCAGCCAGACCCGCGTGACCGAGGGCAACGGCAGCTTCCGGTTCCCGGTGCTGCCCCCAGGCGCCTACGCCGTGGCCTTCGAGCTCGCGGGCTTCGCGTCGGTCGAACGGACCAACCTCATCGTCGAGCCGGACCGGACCGTGACCCTCGACCAGACGATGCGGCCCGCCACCGTGGCCGAGGAAGTGGTGGTGATGGGCGAGTCGCCGGTCGTCGACGTGAAGGGCACCCAGGTCGCGTCGACCGTCGACCGGACCACGATCGAGCAGGTGCCGGTGCAGCGCCGCTTCACCGACCTGCTGAACGTCATGCCGGGCGTGCAGAACGGCCTCTACACCTTCTCGCCTGCCAACTCCGTCTACGGCAGCCGCGTCACGAACAACGCCTACACGGTCGACGGCGTCAACTTCAACGACCCGCAGGTGCAGTCGGCCGTCACCGACATCCCGTTCGACGACCTGCAGGAAGTGCAGGTGTCGACCTCGGGGCAGTCGGCCGAGTTCGGCAGCGCGAGCGGCGGCGTCTTCAACTTCATCACGAAGTCCGGCGGGAACCAGTTCCGGGGCCTCGCCAGCGTCTACGGGCAGAACAAGAGCCTCGCGTCGAACAACATCTCGAGCGAGCTGGCCGCGCAGGGCATCGGGCCGTCGGTGCTCGACAAGGACTACGAGGGAGGCGGCAACCTCGGCGGGCCCCTCAGGCGCGATCGCCTGTGGTTCTTCGGGAGCTACCACCGGCAGAAGCAGGAGCGCAGCCAGTCGGACTTCCCCGAACCCATCGGCGTCACGCAGTGGCAGTCGACCGTCAAGCTCGACGGGCAGGTCAACGCGACCAACCGGTTCGGCGTGTTCTACAACTTCCGCGACCGCTACGCGCTGCCGTGGAATCCGAGCTTCCAGACGGCGGGCGACCCGCGGACGTGGGGCGCCATCGGGTGGAAGAACCACCTGCTCGGTGTCAACTGGACTGCGACCCCCGGATCGCGGACCGTCGTCCAGGTGCGCGGGGGGGCCGCGCTGTTTGACCTGATCAACAGCTCGCCCAACGCCGTGGCGGGTACCCCCATCTACACCGAAACGACGACGGGCATCGTCACCGGCGGGACGACCGCGACGCAGGGCCTCATGCAGCGCGACCGCTACGAGATCAAGACCGACGTGTCCCGGTTCATCACCGGGACGCGAGGCGGCAGCCACGAGCTCAAGACCGGGTTCCAGTTCGAGCACCTGCCGATGGACTCCGAGCGGATCGACCTCCCGCAGGCCAACTACGTGAGGCACCAGCTGCTCAACGGCCAGCCGTACCGCGTGCAGCTGCTGGCCGGGCCGGGCCACGCGCTGACGACGATCGATCACTGGGCCGTCTACGTGCAGGACCAGTGGTCGGTCAACTCGCGGCTGACGCTGAACGCGGGCATTCGGTACGACAAGTGGAACGGGTCGCTCGGCCCGGACGTGTTCGAGGCGGGCCCCTGGGACGCCGGTGAGCGCGTCGACAAGCAGGGCAGCCTGATTCCGCTCTCCCACGTCGCACCGCGCGTGGGCCTGGCCTGGGACGTGACGGGCACGCGCCGCTTCGCGGTCAAGGCCAACTTCGGCCGCTTCTACCAGCGCATCGCCGGCACCGACATCTCGGGCCTGCGCCGCACGACCGGGGGCAACCTCACCTACGACTGGATCGACCGAAACGGCGACCGCGTCTACCAGCCCGGCGAGGAGGGCACGCTGCGCTCGGACGGCCGCCGCAACCCGGCCACCTTCGGCAGCATCGACCCGGACGTCAAGATGGCGTACACCGACGCGTTCAACGCCGGCGTCGAAGTCCAGCTCGCGTCCGTCTTCAGCCTGCAGGTGAACGGGGTGTGGAAGCGCGACCGGAACTACCGCAGCAACATCGACGTCACCAAGCCGTTCGACGTGGCCTACAACCAGGTGACGGTGATCAACCCGCTCGACGGCCAGCCGATGACGGTGTTCTCGGTCAAGCCCGAGTTCCAGGCGATCCCGTCGACGACGCTGCTCACGAATCCGGACGACCCGGTCGAACTCTTCCACAACTACGACGGCGTCGAGGTCGTCTTGAGGCGCCGGCTCCAGAACAACTGGATGTTCCAGACCTCCTACAACTGGGGCCACAGTTACGGGACGATCGGCACGCTTTTCTTCGACGCGCAGGGTAACCCCTACACGAACCCGAACAACCTGATCAACGTCGATGGCGATCAGAAGCTCGACCGGCGGCACATGTTCAAGCTGTCGGGCCTCTACCGGCTGCCTCACGGGATCCAGGTGAGCGGACGTTTCGAGTACCTGTCGGGGATCCCGCTGCTGACGACGGGCTCTGGCGGCTCCGGTGTCACCGGCGCGTACTACGTGCGCTTCGACCGGGCGCAGTACCCGGGCATCCAGACGAGCGCCTTCGTCACGGTCCCGGGCGAACCGCAGGGCACGCGGCGGCACGACGCGGAAACGCGTCTCGACCTGAGGGCGCAGAAGACCACCTCGCTCGGTCAGAACCGCACCCTCGACCTCATGCTCGACGTCTTCAACGTCCACAACGCCAATACCGTGGTGCGCGTCGAGACGCTCAACACCACGCTCGCCAACTTCCTGAGGCCGGCCGAGATCCTGCTGCCGCGGGCGGTGCGCCTCGGCGCCCGCATCAGCTTCTGA
- a CDS encoding MFS transporter: MTPPPGRLRWSIVAMLVGFSLVSYIERMNISVAAKFMEPDLGLTPVEMGRVFSAFVLGYAALQIPVGMLADRFGPARMFGTIVWLWAALTVATGWLPGLWGGAGGALVTLMAVRFLLGLSVAGVYPLCARTVANWMPTPERAFAYSFVIAGVSLGSSVTPPVMAWLMTTLGWREAIYISAIPAVLIGLVWMRYGADSPRTHPRVSAAERDYILAGQSVDAATPATAATWLAILRTPSLLLLSVSYFFIGNVLYVYIFWFFRYLIDERQFSVLGSGFVTSLPFVAAFILSPIGGAVCDRLTERFGKRTGRRTTAMVGVLIAASCLVIGVRTEHPYLAVATLSLAFGFQMFAESAYWSSAMDIANRATGAATGLMNTVNNLGGVVSTALTPIVIQHYGWTTAFNLCAGVSVIAALLWLGIKADLPLAEARGEARAR; this comes from the coding sequence ATGACACCGCCCCCCGGCCGGCTTCGCTGGTCCATCGTCGCCATGCTGGTCGGCTTCAGCCTGGTCAGCTACATCGAGCGGATGAACATCTCCGTCGCCGCGAAGTTCATGGAGCCGGATCTCGGGCTGACGCCGGTCGAGATGGGCCGCGTCTTCAGCGCGTTCGTGCTCGGCTACGCGGCGCTGCAGATCCCGGTCGGCATGCTCGCCGACCGGTTCGGCCCGGCGCGCATGTTCGGCACGATCGTCTGGCTCTGGGCGGCGTTGACCGTCGCCACCGGCTGGCTGCCCGGTCTCTGGGGCGGCGCCGGGGGCGCGCTCGTCACCCTGATGGCCGTCCGCTTCCTGCTCGGCCTCAGCGTCGCCGGCGTCTACCCGCTCTGCGCCCGCACGGTGGCGAACTGGATGCCGACGCCCGAGCGCGCGTTCGCGTACTCGTTCGTCATCGCCGGCGTCTCGCTCGGCTCGTCGGTCACCCCGCCGGTGATGGCCTGGCTCATGACGACGCTCGGCTGGCGGGAGGCAATCTACATCTCGGCCATCCCGGCGGTGCTCATCGGGCTCGTCTGGATGCGCTACGGCGCCGACTCGCCGCGCACGCACCCGCGCGTCAGCGCGGCCGAACGCGACTACATCCTCGCGGGCCAGTCGGTCGACGCCGCGACGCCGGCCACCGCGGCCACGTGGCTCGCCATCCTCCGCACGCCCTCGCTGCTGCTGCTCAGCGTGAGCTACTTCTTCATCGGCAACGTCCTCTACGTCTACATCTTCTGGTTCTTCCGCTACCTCATCGACGAACGGCAGTTCAGCGTGCTCGGCAGCGGCTTCGTCACCAGCCTGCCCTTCGTGGCGGCCTTCATCCTCTCACCCATCGGCGGCGCCGTCTGCGACCGGTTGACCGAGCGCTTCGGCAAGCGCACGGGCCGGCGGACGACCGCGATGGTCGGCGTGCTCATCGCCGCGTCGTGCCTCGTCATCGGCGTGCGCACGGAGCACCCGTACCTGGCGGTCGCCACCCTCTCGCTCGCCTTCGGCTTCCAGATGTTCGCCGAGAGCGCCTACTGGTCGTCGGCGATGGACATCGCCAACCGGGCGACTGGCGCCGCCACGGGCCTGATGAACACGGTGAACAACCTCGGCGGGGTCGTGTCGACGGCCCTGACGCCCATCGTCATCCAGCACTACGGCTGGACCACGGCGTTCAACCTGTGCGCGGGCGTCTCGGTGATTGCGGCACTGCTGTGGCTCGGGATCAAAGCCGACCTGCCTCTGGCGGAAGCCAGGGGCGAGGCACGGGCGCGCTAG
- a CDS encoding acetyl-CoA carboxylase biotin carboxyl carrier protein subunit has protein sequence MKAQISGVFYRSASPEAPPLVEPGAAVRKGQTLALLESMKLFSKVKSPADGFVVEVMAENEAAVSVGQVLVRLKRV, from the coding sequence GTGAAAGCCCAGATCTCCGGCGTGTTCTATCGCTCGGCGTCGCCAGAGGCCCCGCCGCTCGTCGAGCCCGGCGCGGCCGTCCGGAAGGGACAGACGCTGGCGCTGCTCGAGTCGATGAAGCTCTTCTCGAAGGTGAAGTCGCCTGCCGACGGGTTCGTCGTCGAGGTGATGGCCGAGAACGAGGCGGCGGTCAGCGTCGGTCAGGTGCTCGTGCGCCTGAAGCGGGTCTGA